One Hordeum vulgare subsp. vulgare chromosome 4H, MorexV3_pseudomolecules_assembly, whole genome shotgun sequence DNA window includes the following coding sequences:
- the LOC123447858 gene encoding disease resistance protein RPM1-like, which translates to MAEAVLIVVTKIGDILLEEATKSVIAKISEKVTNLKELPVKVEEIKKQLTMMGNVIRQIGTVYLADDVVKTWIGVVRKVAYHVEDVIDKYSYHLLQLQEEGFLKKFFIKGTHYVKVFSEITDEIVEVENEIQLVIKMKDQWLHPFQLAANPLTEMERQRSQDSFPEFVKDGDLVGIEKNRIWLTRWLYSEEPETETENTVITVSGMGGLGKSTLVSNVYEREKINFPAHAWIVVSQVYTVDALLRKLLWKIGYTEQPLSAGIDKMDVHDLKKEIQQRLKNRKYLIVLDDVWEQDVYFQIHDALQDLPGSRIIITTRKDHVAGISSPTRHLELEPLSKSDAFDLFCRRAFYNQKGHICPKDFETIATSIVDRCHGLPLAIVTIGGMLSSRQRLDIWTQKYNQLRSELSNNDHVRAIFNLSYHDLPDDLKNCFLYCSLFPEDYQMSRESLVRLWVAEGFVVRKEKNTPEMVAEGNLMELIHRNMLEVVENDELGRVNTCKMHDIVRELAIIVAKEERFASADDYASMILVQQDKDVRRLSSYGWKNDNVVKVKLPHLRTVLLLEAISPCSGILPSILSESNYLAVLELQDSEVTEVPTSIGSMFNLRYIGLRRTKVRSLPDSIENLSNLHTLDIKQTKIEKLPRGVVKIKKLRHLLADRYADEKQTEFRYFIGVQAPKELSNLEELQTLETVESSSDLAEQLKKLMQLQSVWIDNISADDCANLFATLSTMPLLSSLLLSARDANEALCFESLKPSSSYLHRLITRGQWAKGTLNSPIFLSHGKNLKYLAISWCHLGEDPLGMMAPHMPNLTYLRLNNMHSVKTLVLSKDSFPNLKTLVLRHMHDVSELKIIDGALPCIDGLYIVSLLKLDKVPQGIEFLRSLKKLWLLNLHKDFRTQWDTKGMHQKILHVPEVRV; encoded by the coding sequence ATGGCCGAGGCGGTACTCATTGTTGTCACAAAGATTGGTGACATTTTACTAGAAGAAGCCACCAAAAGTGTCATAGCTAAGATTTCTGAAAAGGTTACTAATCTGAAGGAATTGCCAGTAAAAGTTGAGGAAATAAAGAAGCAACTGACCATGATGGGCAATGTTATAAGGCAGATAGGCACGGTATACCTTGCAGACGACGTTGTCAAGACTTGGATTGGGGTTGTTCGCAAGGTGGCCTATCATGTTGAAGATGTAATAGATAAATACTCATATCACCTTcttcaacttcaagaagaagggttcCTGAAGAAATTCTTCATCAAAGGAACACATTATGTCAAAGTTTTCAGTGAAATTACGGATGAGATAGTTGAGGTAGAGAACGAGATTCAACTAGTTATAAAGATGAAAGATCAGTGGTTGCATCCCTTCCAGCTTGCCGCTAACCCACTTACTGAGATGGAAAGGCAGCGGTCCCAGGACAGCTTCCCAGAatttgtcaaagatggagatctaGTAGGGATTgaaaagaacaggatatggctaACTAGATGGCTGTACTCCGAAGAGCCAGAGACGGAGACAGAGAACACCGTGATAACAGTATCTGGCATGGGTGGTTTGGGAAAATCTACCCTTGTTTCAAATGTTTATGAACGTGAAAAGATCAACTTCCCTGCACATGCATGGATTGTTGTGTCACAAGTCTACACTGTTGATGCCCTGTTGAGGAAGCTACTATGGAAGATTGGATACACCGAACAACCATTATCAGCAGGTATTGACAAAATGGATGTGCATGACTTGAAGAAGGAAATACAACAGAGACTTAAAAACAGAAAATATTTGATTGTGCTGGATGATGTCTGGGAGCAAGATGTATACTTCCAGATACATGATGCTCTCCAGGATCTCCCAGGCAGTCGGATCATCATTACGACACGGAAGGATCATGTTGCCGGAATTTCTTCTCCCACCCGTCACCTTGAGCTCGAGCCATTGAGCAAGTCTGATGCATTTGACCTCTTCTGCAGAAGGGCTTTTTACAACCAGAAGGGGCACATATGCCCCAAGGATTTTGAGACGATAGCTACTTCTATAGTTGACAGGTGCCATGGCCTACCTCTAGCAATTGTTACCATTGGTGGCATGTTGTCTTCAAGACAACGTTTAGACATTTGGACTCAAAAATACAATCAACTTCGAAGCGAGTTGTCAAACAATGACCATGTCCGAGCAATTTTCAATCTGAGCTACCATGACCTTCCAGACGACCTCAAAAACTGTTTTTTGTACTGCAGTCTATTCCCTGAAGACTACCAGATGTCACGTGAAAGCCTTGTGCGACTGTGGGTTGCTGAAGGCtttgtggtaagaaaagaaaagaaCACACCAGAGATGGTAGCTGAGGGAAATCTCATGGAATTGATCCACCGCAATATGCTTGAGGTTGTGGAGAATGATGAGCTTGGTAGGGTCAACACCtgtaagatgcatgatattgtgcgTGAATTAGCTATTATTGTTGCCAAAGAAGAGAGATTTGCTTCAGCAGATGATTATGCCTCAATGATATTGGTACAGCAGGATAAGGATGTTCGTCGTCTGTCATCATATGGATGGAAAAATGACAATGTAGTGAAAGTTAAACTTCCGCATCTTCGAACAGTACTCTTACTTGAAGCGATTTCACCCTGCTCTGGCATATTGCCGTCTATTTTGTCTGAATCCAACTACCTTGCTGTTCTTGAGCTGCAAGACTCTGAAGTCACTGAAGTGCCAACATCAATAGGGTCTATGTTCAATCTACGTTACATCGGGTTACGGCGCACTAAGGTCAGGTCACTTCCGGACTCTATCGAAAATTTGTCTAACCTTCACACTCTGGACATCAAGCAAACCAAAATAGAGAAGCTACCACGAGGGGTTGTGAAGATCAAGAAGTTGCGGCACCTTTTAGCTGATAGATATGCTGATGAGAAGCAGACAGAGTTCCGGTACTTCATTGGAGTACAAGCACCTAAAGAGCTGTCCAACTTGGAAGAACTGCAAACTCTCGAGACTGTGGAGTCCAGCTCTGATTTGGCAGAGCAGCTGAAAAAACTGATGCAACTACAAAGTGTGTGGATTGATAACATTAGTGCTGATGACTGTGCAAATCTGTTTGCTACCCTGTCAACTATGCCACTTCTTTCAAGCTTGCTTCTTTCTGCAAGGGATGCGAATGAGGCGCTTTGCTTCGAGTCTCTCAAACCAAGTTCTAGCTATCTGCACAGGTTGATTACCAGAGGACAATGGGCCAAGGGAACACTAAATAGCCCGATCTTTCTCAGCCATGGGAAAAACCTCAAGTATCTAGCTATAAGCTGGTGTCACCTTGGGGAAGATCCATTGGGGATGATGGCACCTCACATGCCGAACCTCACATATCTGAGACTAAACAACATGCACAGTGTAAAAACTTTGGTTCTGTCTAAAGACTCCTTTCCCAACCTGAAGACGCTTGTCTTAAGGCACATGCATGATGTTAGTGAGCTAAAAATCATTGATGGCGCTCTTCCCTGCATTGATGGTTTGTACATTGTATCGCTGTTGAAGCTCGATAAAGTCCCTCAAGGCATTGAATTCCTTCGCTCCCTTAAGAAGCTCTGGCTGCTGAACTTGCACAAGGATTTCAGAACTCAATGGGACACTAAAGGAATGCATCAGAAGATACTACATGTTCCAGAGGTTCGTGTCTAG